The genomic region TTACCTGGTCCACAGGCAACATTTAAAATGCTAACAACTATACTGTGATATCACGTGATCAGCTTCGTGAGTGGCCCTGTGAGCGAACTGTGTAGAGTGCTTTTGGTGTGTTCTCATCCTTCCAGACTATCCACAAGACAAGTTTATGATGGCTGGGTAGTGTATATATTGTCACCACATCAAGACTATAATTGTTCTCCTTAAGAGGAGTTTGCAGGGTGTTTTAAATGTAGGTTAAGCTGAAGACACTGGTAACATTCTATGAGGTTTATAATtgctttggacaagtcacttactcccacacactgagcctcagtttttatctgtaaaatggggctattaCATATACAATGCATAAGGTTTCTGTGAGATCCACTGTGAAagtgcctagaacaatgcctgcaGCACAGTAAGTTTCAATATAAGTTTGTtgagtataaataaatataagtttGCTGAGTGTGATGTTGGTGACAGGTGTGAAACCCTCTCATCTAGGGAGGGAAACCCTGTTTTCACAGCTGCTGGAAGAGAGGCTTTGGGCTTACCTTGTCAGAGCCTGGAAAAAACTGATCTTTTAGGTCATCGGGGAAACTGACAGTTATCTTTTCTGCTTATCACAGGTATAAACAGAAGAAAAGGACAGCCTGAGTCTCTAaaatggtttggtggtgatcgGAGTACTTTTTTAATTCCCATCTTTAACTCCCATTTATGGCTTTTTCTCTCTAAAGGAAAGGGtctgaaggaaaaaagagaaaaagaaagcaggtaACAGTTTATACCTGATGGCTCCCGATGCTAACGTTATAGGACATTTCTGCTCCTCCTGGCCAGGACACAGGCGGGCTTGCTGGTGAGCTTCCTGCTATGGCTCTGACCACCTTGCTGGGAAGCAGCTAAATGGTTTTTCTTATTGGTTAGACCTCTGGATGAATTTGGTTGAGGCATGCTCTCCCAAAGAGCTCCTGGGAAGAGCTTCTCTCCATAGTCCAGACCTCTTAGACCTATGCGTCTCTACTTTGCACATGTTACTTTGCAAGACCTACTTTCTCTAGCactccagaggggaaaaaaaggcatgAAACTGAACAGGGGTGGTTTTGCATTTTCTTCCCAAGAACATTCAAATCATTGTCACCACCAAGAGCAGAAGACAAGCTACAAATCGTTACCTCCATTCTTGGAGTGAAAACCCCTTCAGGAGGAATGGAGCATCCAGCCAGCTGAGCACAGGGACAAGTCCCAACGCAGGCCTCCAGAaatccttccctccttttctttcccatctGCTGTCAGGGCTAACTAGAAAGTCTCCAGGGCTCTTTCCAATGTATATCTCACAATGCCCATGCTCCCTCCCCAGTCATCATTGATTGGAAAGAGGTTTTATGATACAAATTTTATAATCTCCCATGCACACTGGCACCATTCTAATTGAAGTTGTAAGCCCATAAAATTCAAGCTCTTTGTCTTTCTGAAGGCCACAAGGTTTAAAAAGATACTATTATCCTCCCTAACACCCACTACATTGTCACCAGGGACTGATTAAACAGAGTCCTGAATCAAAACTGTTCTGATTTTGTCTAGGTCCTTTTCAGGCCCGACAATGTCCCTTTCAATTCCCAAGACAAAAGGAGGTTTAAGGCTCGAGATTCTCCTAAGATAACCACATCCATATGGAAGGCAAGGTGGCCAGCAGCTGAGACCCAAACACCCAACTCCCttccccatctgccctcctctctctccccatccccccaaatcTCAGGTAATGACACGGTCTAAGccacccttcctcttcctcctggaaCAAGAGAGGGGCCCCAAGCAGGGCCCATGCCTACTCCTCCTAGACCTCATTGAACCCTTGCTCCATTCCCCGGATCTGATGCCCGAAACCGCTGCTCGGCGCCTTGCAGTGGGTGCCAGGCAGAGAGGTACTCACTTCCCCTCCAAAGGGTGACCACTGCCGAGGAGGCCCTGCTGCTCCATTTACTGAGGCAAAGCGGTTACCCAGGGGTGAAACATTAGGTCCTCCAGCCTAGAATGCACTGGGACCGCGTATGAAATGAGATCCACCAGCATATCCCACATCTACGTCGGGTCCCCAGGGCTCTCTAAACTGGTCCTCCCTCTACTGGCAGCCCTAAGGTGGGTCAGTCCCCATCATCCTTTGGTTTCTTCACCATGCCACTCTGATCAGGTGCAGCGCCAAGCAGCAGCAGGAAATCACAGCTGCCAGGTGAGGCACTCAAAGGCTTACCTGGGGGTTATAAATTCTGGTGCCTTTTTGGGTCCCTGAGCCCTGGCTGCTGCACTCCAGAAACCAAGGGCTTGCAGCCAAGCAGGGCTGCTCAGGCTGGGCCCCCACAGCAGGCTCCCGAGAGAATTCCTACAGAGAAGCTCATGTCCTGTCTTCGCTGTGGCTGGCTGGATTGACTTTTGGTGTTTGAAACGCCAGCAGCTCTGGGAACCCAGAGAGGCCTCTGAGTCTCTTTGGGCCAGAACCACCTCCCACTAAACAGGGACCCCAGAGttgctcccccttcctccctctccccaccaccctaAAGCCTTGTAGGTACTTTGACCCAACTCGGGGTGGGCCCTAATTCACCTGGTCACGGAGAAACACAGCTCCCGCCTACGTTCCTGGCAGGCGCGCAAGGGGACCCATCCCTACACATTTTATTCTAGCAtcacaaagaggaaaaatattctattttcttttaaaaataagttgctaCCCATACAAATAAGGTTCAAGCAATAAATTGTAGCTCTGGGCCTGATGGACGACACGGGGACGGGGCGCAATCGCGGTGAAAGTTCCTAACGCGCTGGCTGGTGGTGGCTGAGCAGGGGACCCCGGCGCCAAAGGACGTCGAGCCGGCGGGGTGGTGACGCCCGGGGAGCGCGCCAGGTCTCCGGCTCCGGCTGCTCTGGCCACAGAGCGCCCCACGGAGTCCGGGCGGCCCGGCGCCCGAGCCCTGCCGCCGCCTCACCAGTTCCAAgagaccagggcggggggcgctaAGTGCTGGTAGGCGGGGACGAGGCCGAGCGCCGAGCCGGGCCCGAAGGCGGCAAAGCCGGGCAGAGGGTAGGCGGCGGCTGGGGGCGCGCCGGTTGTGTCCTGGGCGACCATGCCcacctcgccgccgccgccgccgccgccgccgccgccgcacgaCCGCCCGTCGCGCACCAGCACCGGCACCACCACGCGGCGCAGCAGGCCGGGCGCGGCGCTCAGCTCCGCGGCGGCTGCCAAGTCCGGCGACTCCGCGGCCCCCGGCGCGCGCGTGCGCTTCAGCTTGTAGCGATGGTTCTGGAACCAGATTTTGACCTGCGTGGGCGTGAGGCGCAGGAGGCGCGCCAGCTGCTCGCGCTCGGGCGCCGACAGGTAGCGCTGCTGCCGGAAGCGCCGCTCCAGCGCCAGCGTCTGCGCCTTGGAGAACAGCACCCGCCGCTTCTTCCTCTTCTCGGCGTCCGAGCTCGGAGACGCGGGCTGAGCGGGCGGCCGCTGCGAGGAGTCGGGCGGGCTGGCCTCTGGGCTGCTCTTGTCCGAGGCTGAGGACGCAAAGGAGACAGGGCCTGGTGAGGCGCCGGGTGCCGGGCCACTCTCCCGGGGCTCTGGGGGTGAGGCAGTTCCCTCCCCCGGGCCCACATCGGAACACCGATCTCTTCGAATTTAGTGACCTTTTAGACCACAACCTGAGACCGCGCCCCAAAGGAAACCCATCCGGGGCCCTCATAAAACACGTCCACACTGGTCGCCGGGCTGGCAGATGGATTTACCGCCAGCTGGCTCACCACCACGGGCCACCTCCGGGTCCCGTGCGCCACCGCTTGCTGAGGTTTGCAAAGCCCTGACTCCAGGAAGAGGTCTAAGTTCGCCGATTCTGCCCATCCCACACGGAGGACTGGAGACGTGACCGTGTTTTCAGGCATTCCGGGGCCCTGTCTTAAATATTTCAACACTCGGACCCGCTTAGAAACAGAAGCCCGGGTACCTAGCCTTAGCGCCAGGCGCAGGGATCTGCTCGCAAGGGTGTGCCAGACTGAGGGATGCATAGCTTAAGGGTTTGAGGGCAGAGCCTGCGGCTTTAACCCGGAGGGGATCCAGCCCCGCGTGGGCCGGGCGCCGGGTCCTGCGCGCCCCCTCCACCCTCGCCGCCGTCCTCCGCTCACTCACACACGTAGGGGCCGCGCTCGGGGTCCGGCCAGGAGGGACGGGGACCGGGACCCGGGGCGCGCAGCTCGGGCTCCCGCCTCCGCAGGTGCTGTGTGTCCTGCTCGGGTAAATCCAGGAGCCTGCGCACGGTGAAGCTGAGGCGTCCAGCGGCGGTCATggcggaggagggggaaggcGGTGCGGGGCCGGTCGGGCTGGGAACCGAGGGGCGGCCGGGGACACCGCTCCTACCGGTGGGCGTGAGAGGCGCTCGCCACGCGCGGGCTGCCTATCTCATGGTCGCGCTTACGGCGGAATCCCCGTCTATATACACAGCTCTTCCCGCCCCGGGTGCTTTGAAAGGCGAGGTCCTGGTCTCCAGGGTGTTAAGTACCTAAATGAGTGCTGGACCAAAGCCCGGCGAGCCCGGAAGGTGCCacctccgcccccccgccccgccccgtcccccgcCCCTCGGTGCCCGTtacctcccagaggcagcaggaaGCAACCCTCGGCATTAGCAATTCTGTCTGATGAGCCCAAAGTGGGGGCAGATAATGGGGATTGTTACCAGTGAATAACATCTTGGGTGGCAAGCTGTGGCCACCACCCGCCTGCCCAtccccagcttcctcctcctcccggctGACACAGGGCCTGGCCCCCACGGGAGCCccaggatgggtgggtgggggcggcGTGGGTAGGTTTATGAGCAGCCGGGAATTTATTCCCTGTTTGTTTATTCCTCGAGCTTGTTTGCTAGAGTGTTCGTTTCCCGCAATTACCCGGAAAGCGATTTACAAGACGGCGTTACACTGGCGcgttctcttctctcttttcagCGGGGGCCCCTCTGAGGACTCCCGAGGCAAGAAGTTGCAAGCGGGCACAGGGGAGTGGCCTGGCTCCACCAGCATCTGGGCCAATGGTTTTTAAAGGCCGCTAggagcctccccacaccccacgtGTCCCCCACAACTTCAGAGGAGCAGGGGTAGGGAGCCCTGGCTCAGCGCCAGTTTCCCCACCCTGGCCAAGCAATTCCTTCCGAAGCGCCAGGCTCGTTGGCTTAGCCCCGCAGGGTGAGCCCAGGCCCCGATTCAGAGTTCAGGGGGCGGAGGAGTCTGGCAGGGCAGCCTAGGAGAGCTTTGGCGTCCCTAGAACCTCTGGCGCCACCCGTGTACCCCGGCTCTGTACCCTTAACATCAGGCCGGGGGGGACGGGAAGTTGGCCTCTGCGCAAGAGCTGGGCTCCCGCTCCGTCCCTGGTCAGTACTGGACCAACCGGGAGAATTAGCTGGGCAGAAAAAGACGGCTTGCCTGGAGTTTCTCCAAGATCtagtccccacagcccagcccaaggAAATGGTCGGTGGAGAAAGGCTCAGAGAGCCCCGGAGGCAACACATTTTGATGGCCCGCAGTTTCAGTCTATTGCTCAGCGAACGTACTTTCAGAGGCCTCTCCTGGGGCAGCCAGCGGTTTGGGTGTTTGGTTGTTAAACTGAGTGAGGGGCGTGGCGcttggggggtgcggggaggcagGTCCACTTGAGCTGAACTCAGGCCTGGCTCCGTTTAGTGGCCAGGGCCCCGCAGGGTCTGGCGCGCCcttcccagcagcctccccgTCAAGCGTGCCGGTGGCGCCCGGGGCTGCGCGGCGCCCTGGGTGGTCGGGCGGGGGCCAGCCCAATACAGGACAACTGCTAGGCCGCGGACAAAGGGGAAATGGAGCTCGACGCCCCGGACCTGTTGGAAGCATTTGTTCCAGTCAAGATTTTGCATTTGTTCAGTCCGAAATAATGCGTGATTGACGCCTGCTCACAATGCACTTCAGCGCGCCGGGATAAATCAGGGCTTGTCCTGGGTTGTCATGGTTTTCAGTGGGGCTCAATGGGACTGGGAGCGCGATCCACTACTGCTCGCTGTCTCTCCGCAGCCCCGGCAATAGATTTATTAgttatgtctttttaaatgagATCCAATTGAAATGATTCGGCTGCCCTCCCTGTGATGGGGAGAAGGGTACTGTGGGTAGAACAGGGGCGAGGAGGGGCGGAGGTAGGAGCTGGAAATCTGGAGCCCACCGCACCCTAAGCTCCAGCATCCTAGAGGCTGGTCAGGCCGCAGACTGGCCCAGGGCCTGTGGACTCCAGGCCCAGCAACCTCTGCCAGCCCATCTCCTGAGAGAGGTGGAAGGAGGGCACTGCCAAGGCTGTCTGTCCCAGGGAAGCACTAGGACAGGCTCCGAAATGAGGGTCTGAACCTCCAGACGTAGTCAGGCAGAagcagctctgggctgggggtcGGTTGGCACCCAGCTCTGTCCCCAGTCAGCCCTAATCACCTCCTCAATCCGAGCCTCTTTTACTTTCCCATCTGAAACAGAGGAGACCAGATTTGATAACTTCTAAGAACCCTGCAAGTTTCATGAACCACATCTCTGGAATTTTTCTAAAACAATCTTCATTGTATTCTGGAACTCTCATCCCAAGGACTCACTCCACATCCTCCAGAATATTCTAGGAGAGCGTGTGCCATCTTTTGAGTTTCCAAAGGACCCTCCACAAGAGCGGAGTGGAGTAGATCCCAATTTTGGAAAGAGAACCAAGTCAGCAGAAGCAAAAGAGGAATCTTCCCTGGAGTGACTGACCTCTCTTAGCCTTTTAATCTATTTAACATCCTAAGCCCACACTGACGTGTAGAAATAAGTAAACGGCACTCTTCAGTTCTTAAGAGCTCTTCAGCATCAAATATTTGCTTTTACTCTTAGTATTTGGCTCCCAAAGAGGAGATGCGTCCCCCATCTTGCCCTGTACTCTGGGGAGGACCTAGCTCTGAGATTAGCTCCAAGTATTACTTCGAGCCTCgccttccctgatgtggggacaGTGTTCCCAGGCCCCAGTCTGTGTTTTGAATATCCCAGGGAAACTGTAACTCCTGCTTCTGGATAGCACTGCATGTCCCCGCTTCTTCTGGGATTCTCCCCTCCTTCAGAGGTGCTTCTGTGCCAGTCCAGTCTTCCTCTCAACCCTGCGTTGGGGCTTCACTAAATTATCTCCAAGAGTCCGGGCCTGGGGTCTCCAGGAGGTTGTTTCATTTAAACTGTGCCTTCTGAAGAAGTGGGGAGCCAGAATTATTAGAGAAAGGTGCTTTCTTTATTGTCTCTTCATATCAGATAAACTCAAAGACATGGAAGgacaaaattattttgttattagatCAATAGAAAAAAAGTAGTCAAGACATTACGTTGTATACATATTGGAAATGTCTATATGAATTGCCTCCAATTCCTAAGAGATTCTTAGAATCACAAATAAGTATCTAGCTGCATAGCCTTTCCAGATATTAAAATACTGTTTAGTGTTCTGGACACTTAGTTTGCAACTCAACATAGCTTGTGAATATTGTTATTTAATTAGATAAGTATTTGTTTCCCTGTAATTGGAGGGAGTTTATCTCAATCCCACGAGGATTTTTTAATCCTTAGGCATCTGTGCTATAGTGAATATATTTAAGCAGTCTGCCCTAATCATCCTTTCCAAAGTATTATCTGAGAAGATCAGCACTGCTGCGTGCTTAAGAATTTAAAACTagaaatttctgaaataaaactaaagtatcttgatttttaaaaaatgattgcatCTATATCTTGCGTCCTGTTTTTAAATCCTTCCATTTTGGTTAAGTGTTTCACAAAATCCTGCAAATCTATACAGTATTGAAGAGAGGCAACATTGCAAATTCCCCTTGATAGATGGAGGGCCCTCAACTGCCAGGACATTTTTCTTTGCCTCATAGCAACTGCTCGtccctttttaaaatcagtattctGGTTAAAAtagcaaaaggaaaataaaaacggGCTTTTGACACTTCCAAGAAATGAATTATCCTGATCAGCTTTAGGATGGAAAGAAAAGGCAGCATTTAAAATCAGACCTCTATTTGCCTTTCCTTCTGAAAACTAGTTGCCATGAGTAAGTAAACATTTCCCTTTTAATGGCTAATAATCAATTGCTTGGCAGTGGTCCAGGCCTGGCTGCGATTTTGTCTTAGTTGTGCtgatgatacacacacacacacacacacacacacacacacacacacacacacacggaacaaGGAACAGCAATTACTTTCAGACTGGGAATTTAGTACATCTCTAAAATGGGCTTCAGATTTTATTGCTTAATGTCAAATGACAAGATTTGaaagtcaatttaaaatattgactttaCATGgactttttgtggttgtttttgaaCTCTAGAGAAAAGCTTTCCTGTATTATGTTTATCTAGTTGTTTAGGTATATGTATGAAAAAAAGCGGGTAATATGGTTCAatgaatttaaaagtaaatgtgtGGATTAAATATCTCTAGTCTCCATTtcctaaaaaacaacaaataacttttatattttttacttagttTACTAACTATTTCTGATCTTCCCCTTAGCTTTCCTTGGGTATAATAAAGGTAGCTGTGAAAGCATGGGCTGTGAGTTGTCAGAATAAACATAACTCACCTTGATGAGGGTGCCAAACATTAACTGTCCAGAGCTGAACTTCTCATTTTTGTctaatcttttgtttttttaaggtacCAATGTATATTCCTTTGCTTGACTGACATAAACATAAAGTATAGAACATAGGGTCCTTAGAGTCACATTTAATGTCGCATATAGACTCTGACAGAGTAGACTGACTGCAGAACGTAATTGTTGATACCTGCCCCAGTACCTCTCACGGGCCTGCCTACAACACATACCTATATCCAGCAGCACTTCAGTTCAAGCCAGCtgttattcttttcttaaattactCAAAATGAGGCTCCCATTTTTATACCTTTATTTTGTTTGAGATTAACTCTGGAATTTTAAAAGGGTTGCATTATTAAAGTAAGATATTATTTCTGTCTTTATTGACAGAAATTTAAACACCAAACCAGTTATTATTCTGGAGAAGTATTCGTTAATATTTGGTGAAGACACGGACCTGCTTCTTGTGCCCAGTATCTTAGAGGGCTAAAGAATTATATATTCCATTTTCTTATTAGTGATTTTGCTAGCAGTGGTACTGAAATCTCACTTTATGTTTTATACGCTTGAAAAGGTTTGCAGTGTGCGCTCACACTTGTTGTCACATCCTGAATCAGGATAGATTAcctagaagaagccaagcttaaGGTGAGACTTGAAAGCAGATAGACTGTGATAGCCCTAAAACTGGAGAAATTAGGAGGGAGAATGAAGAGGACCTAAAGAGGAGCAAGAGAGTCTATTGTAATAGAAGGTGTTAGAAAAGGATGATTAAAaggtgaaagagaaacagagcTGTGCTGGTGTAGAGCTACAGGTTCAATTTATCTCaacttgaagagaaaaaaacacgCATGATCTGGAAAGTTCCAGTCAATAGTGGCTTCTGTATTCTTTCCCAAAgtctttatatttctaaaaactaATGACGGTGGCTTCCAGTTAGAAAGATTAATAAGCCCTGGGGATGTAATGTGTAGCATGGTGACTAGAGTTAACAATATtttgtatttgaaagttgctaaaagagtgGATCTTAAAAGtgcccactacacacacacacacacacacacacacacacaattataacTGTGAGGTGAAGAATGTTAACCAAGCTAATtctggtaatcatttcacaataatacatatatcaaatcattatgttgtactcctaaaattaatacaatattatatatcaactaCATATCAAAAATTTTAGCTATAAATGACAAGGGACACATTTTAGCTTTTAAAGCACTTTGAGCTTTTcgacattttatttagtttactCTTAAATGTTCCTTTGGAAAAACCATTTTCCCTCTTccaagaggaggaaaaaatgCACACCCGGAGCATGAGGTGACAACCTGCAGGAATTTTCCCACCAGGCACAGTAAAAGAGCTCTGTGTGTTGACTGCAGGCCCTGGAAATCCCTGAGCCTGCAAAGGTGGCTGTCTTTGT from Eptesicus fuscus isolate TK198812 chromosome 5, DD_ASM_mEF_20220401, whole genome shotgun sequence harbors:
- the NKX2-8 gene encoding homeobox protein Nkx-2.8, whose protein sequence is MTAAGRLSFTVRRLLDLPEQDTQHLRRREPELRAPGPGPRPSWPDPERGPYVSSDKSSPEASPPDSSQRPPAQPASPSSDAEKRKKRRVLFSKAQTLALERRFRQQRYLSAPEREQLARLLRLTPTQVKIWFQNHRYKLKRTRAPGAAESPDLAAAAELSAAPGLLRRVVVPVLVRDGRSCGGGGGGGGGGEVGMVAQDTTGAPPAAAYPLPGFAAFGPGSALGLVPAYQHLAPPALVSWNW